One Litorilinea aerophila genomic window carries:
- the mntA gene encoding type VII toxin-antitoxin system MntA family adenylyltransferase antitoxin — protein sequence MGETEDRLQALVTYFQGQPDVRLIYLFGSHARQQARQQSDLDIAILLDERDRTPFELLERRLDLTARAAEIVRGPVDVVLLNRASLLLQGQVLKEGRLLYAADKATQVEYEARARALYFDFLPRLRQHREALLKAAREGKLGRSN from the coding sequence ATGGGTGAGACAGAAGATCGTCTGCAAGCACTGGTGACCTACTTCCAGGGTCAGCCGGATGTCCGCCTCATTTACCTGTTCGGATCCCATGCTCGCCAACAGGCACGCCAGCAGAGTGACCTGGACATTGCCATCCTGTTGGATGAACGGGATCGCACACCCTTCGAATTATTGGAACGTCGCCTGGATCTCACAGCACGTGCAGCGGAGATCGTACGGGGACCGGTGGACGTGGTCCTCTTGAATCGCGCTTCCCTGCTGCTGCAAGGGCAGGTTTTGAAGGAGGGGCGTCTCCTGTACGCGGCCGATAAAGCGACCCAGGTAGAGTACGAAGCCCGCGCCCGGGCCCTCTATTTCGACTTCCTGCCCCGTCTGCGCCAGCACCGGGAAGCGCTGTTGAAGGCAGCGCGGGAGGGGAAACTTGGCCGATCAAATTAA